A region from the Pochonia chlamydosporia 170 chromosome Unknown PCv3seq00013, whole genome shotgun sequence genome encodes:
- a CDS encoding maltose permease MAL61 (similar to Verticillium alfalfae VaMs.102 XP_002999751.1) → MEKPTLTTVEQLGVDQSITQAAKDATISDEVLNQAALEGTADEHELTVRGAIEAYPHAIMWALVSATCVIMEGYDTNLLSNFFAYPSFLIRYGRFVGVTDETPTGYQLTPAWQAGLSQGSNVGSILGCLISGYLVSKYGSRKVQLGALIALTAFIFVVFFAPNLTTLVVGEILCGFPWGILATTAPAYASEVLPIALRTYMTSYTNMCFIIGQLISAGVLKGLSSREDEWGYKIPFALQWIWPVFLIPLIYMSPESPWYLVRMGKLKEAEESLRRLQSPKATHIDPRKTLSTIIYTNNLEQQLQVGTSYFDCFKGFELRRTEIACLVFAGQILCGICFAYNSSYFFSQIGLGTSTTYSLALGGTGLALVGCFVNWFVLMPRFGRRTIYVWGMGAMCLVLILIGILNVWTHQRSVAMTQACLTMVWTFIFQLSAGQLGWALPAEMGSTRLRQKTICLARDASNIAGTIGGTLQQYFMNPQAWNLKGYTGFVWGGTCFFMFVWSYFRLPETWNRSYHELDVLFAKRIPARKFATTLVDPFDEHDISKITGKSGNERV, encoded by the exons ATGGAGAAGCCAACCCTAACCACTGTTGAGCAACTTGGGGTTGACCAATCCATAACACAGGCTGCAAAGGATGCTACCATTAGTGATGAGGTGCTTAACCAAGCTGCTCTGGAAGGGACCGCTGACGAACATGAGCTTACTGTTCGCGGCGCCATCGAGGCATATCCTCATGCCATAATGTGGGCATTAGTATCTGCTACCTGCGTTATCATGGAAGGTTACGATACAAACCTCTTGTCCAATTTTTTCGCCTACC CCTCATTCTTGATCCGATATGGACGCTTTGTGGGAGTCACGGATGAAACTCCAACAGgataccagttgacgccCGCGTGGCAGGCTGGGCTGTCGCAAGGCAGCAACGTTGGTTCCATCCTTGGCTGTCTCATTAGCGGATATCTTGTTTCTAAATACGGATCTCGCAAAGTGCAACTTGGTGCCCTTATCGCACTAACGGCATTTATTTTTGTCGTCTTTTTCGCTCCAAATCTGACTACCCTAGTAGTTGGCGAGATTCTGTGCGGCTTTCCTTGGGGCATTCTCGCGACAACAGCTCCGGCATACGCCTCCGAGGTGCTGCCGATTGCTCTCCGCACCTACATGACTTCATATACAAATATGTGCTTCATTATTGGACAGTTGATTTCCGCCGGGGTCCTAAAGGGTCTCTCTTCACGAGAAGACGAATGGGGGTACAAAATCCCATTTGCTTTGCAGTGGATTTGGCCTGTCTTCCTCATTCCGCTCATCTACATGTCTCCTGAGTCGCCATGGTACTTGGTACGAATGGGCAAGTTGAAAGAAGCCGAGGAATCCTTACGTCGGCTCCAGTCTCCAAAGGCAACCCATATTGACCCTCGAAAGACGTTATCAACCATCATTTACACCAATAACCTTGAGCAACAGTTACAAGTCGGTACTAGCTACTTCGACTGTTTCAAGGGTTTTGAGCTCCGTCGCACTGAGATTGCTTGCCTCGTGTTTGCAGGCCAAATTCTCTGTGGAATCTGTTTTGCCTACAACAGCAGTTATTTTTTCTCCCAAATAGGGTTGGGCACAAGCACTACTTACtcccttgcccttggtgGCACCGGGCTTGCTCTGGTGGGATGCTTTGTTAACTGGTTTGTTCTAATGCCGAGATTTGGAAGACGAACAATTTATGTCTGGGGCATGGGCGCGATGTGCTTGGTGCTCATACTTATTGGCATTCTGAACGTGTGGACTCACCAACGAAGCGTCGCAATGACTCAAGCCTGTCTCACAATGGTATGGACCTTCATCTTCCAACTGTCGGCAGGGCAGCTTGGATGGGCACTCCCAGCTGAGATGGGCTCTACTCGACTACGTCAAAAGACCATTTGCCTTGCTCGAGACGCGTCCAACATCGCCGGCACGATTGGAGGTACTCTTCAACAGTATTTTATGAACCCACAGGCCTGGAATCTCAAGGGCTACACCGGCTTTGTCTGGGGTGGTACGTGTTTCTTCATGTTCGTTTGGAGCTATTTTCGTCTTCCAGAGACATGGAATAGGTCATACCATGAGTTAGATGTCTTATTTGCAAAGCGAATTCCAGCTCGGAAGTTTGCGACAACTCTGGTCGACCCGTTTGACGAGCACGACATTTCTAAAATCACAGGAAAGAGTGGTAATGAACGAGTTTAA
- a CDS encoding glycoside hydrolase family 27 (similar to Trichoderma reesei QM6a XP_006962437.1), which produces MVTPLALLVIAIAPVIASPALKIIKYGTTPNGFSSPARGWNSFGLQANGNTAPGWSFDQSHVQAQCDVLASKLHTGGYTYCSLDSGWSEGSNGDQYGRIIPDKSKFPDLSGFATHLHSRGLQLGVYVVPGGFIADKAKHIYGTTTTIGSVCSGDNGLVRCNWDYTRPETQKWFNSVANQFASWGVDFIKLDYITPGSPSNGVNLPADESGEVIAWHKAIAQCGRQIRLDISWKLDRSKKYFSIWNQHADSMRTDQDINNSGSSTLVNWGTVQRAVENYRQFIVASLQYFTIINTHPDLDNLYVANDPSVDGITYAQQQTMMSHWIGAGANLILGDDLTKLSSFGLYLLTHPAAQGITSFTAQYPMQPRNPGSGNQGPKQMQAWISGPSPSGEAVVLLVNYGPDQGQGGFGTTTPGSQHMTISYADLGIKPPYKVYDVWNDNYWGNVSAGLDVGIGEGQSFLLHLTRP; this is translated from the exons ATGGTGACCCCGCTTGCACTTCTTGTGATTGCTATCGCCCCGGTTATAGCTTCACCAGCACTCAAGATCATAAAGTACGGTACTACTCCAAACGGCTTCAGCTCTCCGGCACGTGGCTGGAACTCATTTGGGCTCCAGGCAAATGGCAACACTGCACCAGGATGGTCATTCGATCAATCCCATGTGCAAGCCCAGTGTGACGTTTTGGCTTCCAAGCTTCATACGGGAGGCTATACATATTGCAGCTTAGACTCTGGGTGGTCTGAGGGGTCCAATGGAGACCAGTATGGCCGTATAATCCCCGACAAGTCCAAGTTTCCTGATCTTTCTGGTTTTGCTACCCACCTTCACAGCCGAGGGCTTCAGCTGGGTGTCTATGTTGTTCCAGGAGGTTTCATAGCTGACAAGGCAAAACACATTTACGGTACCACTACCACAATCGGTTCCGTTTGTAGTGGTGACAATGGGCTTGTCCGCTGCAATTGGGACTACACTCGACCAGAGACACAGAAGTGGTTCAACTCTGTTGCCAACCAGTTTGCGTCTTG GGGTGTAGACTTTATTAAATTAGACTACATCACACCTGGGTCTCCCAGCAATGGCGTCAATCTTCCCGCTGACGAAAGCGGAGAGGTCATCGCCTGGCACAAAGCAATCGCCCAATGCGGCCGCCAAATTCGACTCGACATTTCTTGGAAGCTTGACCGTTCGAAAAAGTATTTTTCAATTTGGAATCAACATGCAGACTCCATGCGAACCGATCAGGACATCAATAACTCTGGTTCTAGCACCCTTGTGAACTGGGGCACAGTCCAGCGTGCTGTTGAAAATTATCGACAATTTATTGTTGCATCCTTGCAATATTTTACCATTATAAACACTCATCCAGACTTGGACAATCTCTATGTCGCAAATGATCCTTCTGTGGATGGCATTACCTATGCGCAGCAGCAAACCATGATGTCGCATTGGATTGGAGCGGGCGCAAATCTCATCCTCGGCGATGACCTCACCAAGCTTAGTAGTTTTGGTCTGTATCTTTTAACGCATCCCGCGGCCCAGGGTATTACGTCTTTTACCGCTCAGTATCCAATGCAACCCAGAAATCCGGGCAGTGGTAACCAAGGCCCTAAACAGATGCAGGCATGGATCTCTGGTCCCAGTCCGTCTGGTGAAGCCGTTGTCCTGTTGGTCAACTACGGGCCGGATCAAGGTCAGGGAGGGTTTGGAACCACAACTCCAGGCTCACAGCACATGACAATCTCATACGCCGATCTTGGAATTAAACCACCATACAAAGTATACGACGTTTGGAATGATAATTACTGGGGGAACGTCTCCGCTGGTCTTGATGTTGGTATTGGAGAAGGGCAGAGCTTTTTGCTGCACCTGACCCGTCCTTAA
- a CDS encoding MFS monocarboxylate transporter (similar to Colletotrichum gloeosporioides Nara gc5 XP_007287031.1), translating into MGRDNPSAVTEGARSFRNSGQVENGLYDSNPDSDPYSDTPEIKYPEGGYAANLVLFGSFCAIMGGLGLMNSIGIYQSYISSHQLRGVDEGQKAWIFGIYNFMVFFCGIQIGPVFDVYGPTWLMMGSLMLFITTYVALGFCQLFWQFVIVLGVVAGVATSIVFVVPVATLGQYFFVRRGSATGLAMSGGSLGGVMMPLVFDHLSEEIGFAWTTRVIGLVTIVLLLIGCMTVRRRKSFTENRANRVKSILPDMKVLANPPVSLMTAGVFLIEWGFFVGLEYVASYSIENGMSKKLSYLMVVFLNAGSFPGRWLPGVVADKFGRLNTMIITNVLCIVAMFAIWLPAKGNVAAVIVFSVVFGFASGSNISLVPVCVGEYCSTEHYGRYYTTVYTIVSFGALTGVPIAGQIIQSSGGSYTGLIAFAGGSYVAGVTCFCAVWLMNRYRK; encoded by the exons ATGGGTCGTGATAAT CCATCAGCCGTCACGGAAGGAGCGCGAAGTTTTCGAAATTCTGGCCAAGTGGAAAATGGACTGTATGACTCCAACCCTGATTCTGATCCATATTCTGACACACCCGAGATAAAATATCCAGAGGGAGGTTATGCGGCGAACCTGGTACTCTTCGGAAGCTTCTGTGCTATTATGGGCGGCCTCGGTCTCATGAATAGTATTGGCATCTACCAGTCGTACATCTCAAGCCACCAGCTGCGAGGTGTCGATGAAGGTCAAAAAGCATGGATTTTTGGAATTTACAACTTCATGGTGTTCTTTTGTGGCATTCAGATTGGCCCTGTGTTCGATGTGTATGGACCAACCTGGCTCATGATGGGTAGCCTCATGCTATTCATAACGACGTATGTGGCATTAGGCTTCTGCCAACTCTTCTGGCAATTCGTTATTGTCCTGGGCGTAGTTGCAGGGGTTGCAACATCCATTGTGTTTGTTGTCCCCGTTGCTACGCTGGGACAATATTTTTTTGTGAGGCGAGGGTCTGCGACTGGACTAGCCATGTCAGGGGGAAGCCTCGGCGGTGTCATGATGCCCCTTGTATTCGATCACTTGAGCGAAGAGATTGGGTTTGCCTGGACCACGCGAGTCATAGGTCTTGTAACTATTGTGTTACTCTTGATCGGTTGCATGACTGTACGAAGACGAAAATCTTTCACGGAGAATCGAGCTAACCGGGTCAAAAGTATCCTGCCAGACATGAAAGTACTCGCAAACCCACCCGTTTCTTTGATGACTGCAGGAGTGTTTCTGATTGAGTGGGGATTCTTCGTTGGATTGGAGTACGTGGCATCATATTCTATTGAGAACGGAATGAGCAAGAAGCTTTCATATCTCATGGTAGTCTTTTTAAATGCCGGTTCCTTTCCAGGCAGATGGCTACCAGGAGTAGTCGCCGACAAATTTGGGAGATTAAACACCATGATAATCACCAATGTTCTGTGTATCGTCGCCATGTTTGCGATATGGTTACCAGCAAAGGGCAACGTTGCAGCGGTCATTGTGTTTTCAGTCGTCTTTGGGTTTGCCAGCGGAAGCAATATCAGCTTGGTACCAGTTTGCGTTGGAGAATACTGCAGCACGGAACATTACGGCCGCTACTATACGACCGTATACACAATTGTCAGTTTCGG GGCATTGACCGGTGTTCCTATTGCCGGTCAGATTATCCAGTCGAGTGGTGGTTCCTACACTGGTTTGATCGCCTTTGCTGGCGGCTCTTATGTGGCTGGTGTGACTTGTTTCTGTGCCGTATGGCTTATGAACAGATATAGAAAGTAG
- a CDS encoding fungal specific transcription factor domain-containing protein (similar to Aspergillus clavatus NRRL 1 XP_001273016.1) translates to MPNRWRTPLSTLSAEQYRVAHDHSHSSTISSSIDDTAVAGSEEPLGNSGSGAAFTQHEALGTPVLAGLHPHRPSTQLSQSLDQIQNHTAQLLGGSSESDPWLLRHCRFDELGLRSFHKVHYRHAGGVPTRDKIPVHFLLSDDELCEGAAAETRVNDERELRAELDVLVPSVYGARLVRLFHRHVFPVLPIISRSQFGLSSVDSVPDRTILEAASTPLLAAIYGSALPFAMNDDQLAVMHGYQCPPLDKIWRIVFKAIQEGFHRPQLSTLQSALLYLHKTNLDRCRSASSDTPFVWSFVGSIIGLTHSLGLHLECRMFGIPAWEKRLRRRLWWAVLIEDRWMSLLLGRPPYIRRNEWDTGELDDADFDLHHTQYAETLGTGPFIAFRDMARLALVAGSIQDSLYSLHACQRLSEDLQSSIQAAKPLFDQLNAWRASIPVTEPFKASRSNAHHPHSTQYPITIYFAYLTLVVYVWRALLRPTVRSLPPPQIIDVDQPLQETQSLQDPAFLFEDLSWDFSELPEIELHLEEDVTDASATVKELHQAAQSCAGNLVNFTWQLTSSDFGEFWYSWSRIGFAVVSNFLMALLVQAPSSENALKAKQMLEHWRRVVRDQGTASPLLTLAMTRLNAFYWAGLTETFCLPQHVLDVLQ, encoded by the exons ATGCCAAACAGATGGCGAACCCCCTTGTCAACGCTGTCAGCGGAACAATATCGAGT AGCCCATGACCACAGTCATTCATCTACTATCTCGTCATCAATTGACGATACAGCAGTTGCGGGATCGGAGGAGCCACTTGGAAACAGCGGTTCCGGCGCAGCCTTCACGCAACATGAAGCCTTGGGCACTCCTGTGCTAGCGGGATTGCATCCACATCGCCCGTCGACTCAATTGTCACAAAGCTTAGATCAGATTCAAAACCATACCGCACAGTTACTTGGTGGCTCTTCTGAATCTGATCCATGGCTATTGCGGCATTGCCGCTTTGACGAACTCGGCCTCCGGTCATTCCACAAGGTTCATTACCGCCATGCTGGCGGAGTCCCAACCAGAGACAAAATACCTGTACACTTCTTGTTGAGTGATGATGAGCTATGCGAGGGTGCAGCAGCTGAAACCCGGGTCAATGATGAAAGAGAGCTGCGAGCCGAGCTGGATGTCTTGGTTCCGTCGGTATATGGCGCAAGATTGGTTCGATT ATTTCACAGGCATGTTTTCCCAGTTTTGCCCATCATCTCACGATCTCAATTCGGGCTTTCGTCAGTTGATTCGGTCCCTGACCGTACGATACTAGAGGCCGCCTCGACCCCGTTACTGGCAGCCATCTACGGCTCAGCTCTGCCATTCGCCATGAATGACGATCAGCTTGCCGTCATGCATGGCTATCAGTGTCCTCCGTTGGATAAAATATGGCGCATCGTCTTTAAGGCTATTCAGGAGGGCTTTCACCGGCCACAGCTGTCCACATTGCAGTCTGCTCTACTCTACCTTCACAAAACCAACCTAGATCGATGTCGTTCTGCCTCCTCTGACACTCCATTCGTATGGTCATTTGTGGGATCTATTATCGGCCTCACGCATAGTTTAGGGCTACACCTTGAATGCCGTATGTTTGGTATCCCCGCCTGGGAAAAAAGGCTTCGTCGAAGACTTTGGTGGGCCGTTCTTATAGAAGATCGATGGATGTCTTTGCTCTTGGGACGGCCCCCATATATTCGGCGGAATGAATGGGACActggtgagcttgatgatgCGGATTTTGATCTCCATCATACACAGTATGCCGAGACGCTCGGTACCGGCCCGTTTATAGCATTTCGAGACATGGCACGCCTAGCCCTTGTTGCAGGTTCGATTCAAGACTCGCTCTA CTCTCTTCACGCTTGTCAGAGACTTTCTGAAGACTTACAGTCTTCAATTCAAGCTGCAAAGCCATTATTCGACCAGCTCAATGCTTGGCGAGCTTCAATACCAGTTACAGAACCATTCAAAGCCAGTCGCTCCAATGCTCACCACCCTCATTCCACACAGTACCCTATAACGATATATTTTGCCTATCTGACGCTGGTAGTATACGTGTGGCGAGCGCTTCTGAGACCTACGGTTCGATCTTTGCCTCCTCCGCAAATTATTGATGTGGACCAACCACTTCAAGAGACACAGTCGCTGCAAGACCCGGCATTTTTGTTCGAAGACCTCAGCTGGGACTTCTCAGAGTTGCCAGAGATAGAGCTCCATCTTGAGGAAGACGTCACAGACGCCAGTGCCACGGTCAAAGAGCTTCATCAGGCAGCGCAGAGCTGTGCTGGTAACTTGGTAAACTTTACATGGCAACTGACTTCGAGTGATTTTGGCGAGTTTTGGTATTCGT GGAGTCGTATAGGTTTCGCTGTTGTATCCAACTTTCTCATGGCGCTATTGGTACAGGCTCCCAGCTCAGAAAATGCATTAAAAGCCAAGCAAATGCTGGAACACTGGCGTCGAGTGGTTCGAGACCAAGGTACTGCATCGCCTTTACTAACATTGGCAATGACCCGCCTCAATGCTTTTTACTGGGCCGGGCTCACGGAGACATTTTGCCTTCCTCAGCACGTGCTAGATGTTTTGCAGTAA
- a CDS encoding glycosyltransferase family 31 protein (similar to Myceliophthora thermophila ATCC 42464 XP_003663744.1) has translation MGVVLTGPKRSMTMRSPFGRALLAALCVLLVLMAMLKTESIPVRPQLFGKPGVKANAVHEQKPLDDSNSPVTSSSMIGNGNVISSNFNINCSVDIPHLQKIRQKYNLDERFQYMKRYVRFTRTEGLERKRMTKISHNLLNGAFKTVDMNKQYGQDACENPLEVQVPASGLPSAVNASDFMFGVSTTFKRFMDSETTPINEWIYWLTDSRGHSNGGKLVLMLLDASDDELQEVANLLGDVGIDVDVYHSDSSLEMAVRYLSLVPTLYTHPDAKKKKWLVTCDDDTFFPSMHELIDKMGKYDHTREMYIGTLSEDTGAIERHGSQAFGGGGVFLSVPLAEKLTELFGSCTTEQKVLESNSGWGPQGDIILRKCIYENTDTRLTTFWDLWQLDIFGHPAGFYEWGIKPLSLHHYRGGGWHKAKPGMYTKIAHTCGEDCTLMRFQTKDDFIISGYSIAHYPDGVTFDTNQLEATLHAAPEDKGWNLDFMMGPRRPNLEKTGKKISWELEESEVQSDGSVLQTYTRKQNDDRWVHPDKQPMSNIDGVIELVWIPS, from the coding sequence ATGGGCGTTGTACTAACAGGGCCCAAACGCTCCATGACAATGCGAAGTCCGTTTGGTCGCGCTCTCCTTGCCGCCCTGTGCGTGCTACTTGTCCTCATGGCAATGCTCAAAACTGAATCGATACCAGTCCGCCCACAGCTCTTTGGGAAACCAGGTGTCAAGGCCAACGCAGTTCACGAACAAAAGCCACTTGACGACTCTAACTCGCCTGTAACCAGCAGCTCCATGATTGGCAATGGAAACGTAATCTCTAGCaatttcaacatcaactgcaGTGTCGATATACCACATCTACAGAAAATAAGGCAAAAGTACAACCTCGACGAAAGGTTCCAGTACATGAAGCGCTACGTCCGCTTCACCCGCACTGAGGGCCTGGAGCGAAAACGCATGACCAAGATTTCACATAATCTACTCAACGGAGCCTTCAAGACTGTCGATATGAACAAACAATACGGGCAAGACGCCTGCGAAAACCCCCTTGAAGTGCAGGTTCCTGCCTCCGGTTTGCCGTCAGCTGTCAACGCAAGCGATTTCATGTTTGGTGTCTCAACGACATTTAAGCGTTTCATGGACTCGGAAACAACGCCCATCAATGAATGGATCTACTGGCTCACCGACAGCCGCGGCCACTCCAACGGGGGCAAACTAGTCCTTATGCTCCTTGATGccagtgatgatgagcttcaGGAAGTTGCTAACCTTCTTGGAGATGTCGGCATCGATGTTGACGTGTATCACTCCGACTCTTCTCTGGAAATGGCGGTTCGATATCTCAGCCTGGTGCCTACACTTTACACTCATCCCGAcgcaaagaaaaagaagtgGCTCGTTACttgcgacgacgacaccTTTTTCCCCAGTATGCATGAGTTGATTGACAAAATGGGCAAGTATGATCACACCCGTGAGATGTACATCGGCACTCTGTCCGAGGATACCGGAGCAATTGAGCGCCACGGTTCGCAAGCATTTGGCGGCGGGGGTGTTTTCCTGTCTGTTCCGTTGGCAGAAAAGCTCACCGAGCTTTTTGGTAGCTGTACCACTGAGCAGAAAGTATTGGAGTCGAACTCGGGATGGGGACCCCAGGGCGACATAATTCTCCGCAAGTGCATCTACGAAAATACCGATACCCGATTAACAACGTTTTGGGATTTGTGGCAACTAGATATCTTTGGCCACCCCGCGGGTTTCTACGAATGGGGCATCAAGCCACTCTCTCTGCATCATTATCGTGGGGGTGGGTGGCACAAGGCCAAGCCCGGCATGTACACCAAGATCGCTCACACCTGTGGCGAAGATTGCACGCTGATGCGGTTCCAAACCAAGGATGATTTTATTATTTCCGGATACTCTATTGCCCACTACCCAGACGGTGTTACCTTTGACACAAACCAGCTGGAAGCAACATTACACGCCGCGCCAGAGGACAAGGGCTGGAACCTTGACTTCATGATGGGGCCAAGACGACCGAACCTTGAAAAGACTGGCAAAAAGATTTCGTGGGAGCTGGAAGAATCCGAGGTGCAGTCAGATGGCTCAGTGCTCCAAACTTACACCCGGAAGCAGAACGATGACCGATGGGTGCATCCTGACAAGCAACCCATGAGCAATATTGATGGCGTTATTGAGCTCGTTTGGATTCCATCATAG
- a CDS encoding 6-O-methylguanine DNA methyltransferase, DNA binding domain-containing protein — MARTDEAAIFFHAVYSAVQEIPHGKVTSYAHIAMLVGTRKTLYQPVSSSTPSATTTPTSGRLSQPNGAQNQAEALRGEGVEVTRTAMGEFMVNFDEYGWFPRALPSEAVSDEAWESSTGDEAEADNE; from the exons ATGGCCCGGACCGACGAAGCCGCCATCTTTTTTCACGCCGTGTATAGCGCGGTGCAAGAGATTCCGCACGGCAAGGTGACTTCATATGCGCACATAGCAATGCTAGTCGGAACTCGTAAGACCTTATATCAACCAgtttcatcatcaacgccctcCGC CACAACGACCCCGACAAGTGGGCGTCT CTCCCAACCAAATGGTGCACAGAACCAGGCGGAGGCCCTGCGTGGCGAGGGCGTCGAGGTCACACGCACCGCGATGGGTGAATTCATGGTGAATTTTGATGAATATGGCTGGTTTCCGAGAGCGCTGCCTTCTGAGGCGGTTAGCGACGAGGCTTGGGAGAGCAGTACCGGTGACGAAGCTGAGGCCGATAATGAGTAG